The Neodiprion virginianus isolate iyNeoVirg1 chromosome 5, iyNeoVirg1.1, whole genome shotgun sequence genome contains a region encoding:
- the LOC124305369 gene encoding uncharacterized protein LOC124305369 isoform X1, whose protein sequence is MPVELVPVTPLAHCAAREPLREPQPRKMNKLCRQVSIESPGLAGRDCVFSFDIPVPDVPANGARIRVVCAGACYRPRRSPSQTSLTSVSSTGSLLSQDISQEGDLPVNLPHYGVRDAALFPGYEVAGTVESLGSEIKENCGYAVGDRVILYPYDGVPNGYAEYMVVHDLKYLIKIPDSMELSVAAMLPTGALLAMNTVFAAHEHVQALLAERGDNSVCKILIVGTGGLALWAMRIAAYHFSNMKNRVTITIASLKDDGLMMAKEFKRVNVVQWNEDLYEKQLIERTMDACQGLVDVVIDFGTTSRSLHRSLQCLGKGGVVFVIREVADRLLPKFSRRAEERQQSIKPVDPGSLQQLEELVQLVASGQIEPPPHTVYPAEEAFDVVQKLCHSEIQGRAILRFYPTD, encoded by the exons ATGCCTGTCGAACTTGTTCCCGTTACTCCATTGGCTCATTGCGCAGCTCGTGAACCGCTTAG gGAACCGCAACCTCGCAAGATGAATAAATTGTGCCGCCAAGTTTCGATTGAAAGTCCTGGACTAGCAGGGCGAGACTGCGTCTTCAGCTTTGACATCCCAGTTCCAGACGTTCCTGCGAATGGTGCTAGAATCAGGGTGGTTTGCGCAGGAGCGTGTTACCGGCCTCGCCGTTCTCCAAGCCAGACAAGCCTAACGTCTGTATCGAGCACTGGAAGCCTGCTATCGCAGGACATTTCACAGGAGGGTGACTTACCAGTGAATCTACCTCACTACGGGGTCAGAGACGCAGCCCTTTTCCCTGGGTACGAAGTCGCTGGAACCGTGGAGTCCCTGGGTAGCGAAATAAAGGAAAACTGCGGTTACGCAGTCGGAGATAGAGTCATTCTTTACCCGTACGACGGTGTTCCCAACGGCTATGCAGAATATATGGTTGTCCACGACTTGAAGTATCTCATCAAAATACCTGATAGCATGGAACTCAGCGTCGCTGCTATGCTGCCCACTGGTGCTCTCCTGGCAATGAACACTGTCTTTGCCGCTCACGAACATGTCCAAGCTCTTCTCGCAGAGAGGGGAGACAACAGCGTCTGCAAGATCCTCATTGTTGGTACTGGCGGACTCGCCCTTTGGGCAATGAGAATCGCAGCTTATCACTTCAGCAATATGAAGAACAGAGTTACCATCACTATCGCCTCACTCAAGGATGACGGACTTATGATGGCTAAGGAATTCAAACG TGTGAACGTTGTTCAATGGAATGAAGATTTGTATGAGAAGCAGTTGATAGAACGGACGATGGATGCGTGTCAGGGTCTTGTTGACGTTGTAATAGACTTCGGAACTACATCACGAAGCCTTCACCGCAGCCTGCAATGTCTTGGGAAGGGCGGTGTAGTCTTCGTCATTCGAGAAGTGGCTGATCGTCTTTTGCCAAAGTTCAGCAGACGTGCAGAGGAAAGGCAGCAAAGCATCAAGCCAGTTGACCCTGGTTCCTTGCAACAGCTCGAAGAACTTGTACAGTTGGTGGCTTCGGGACAAATTGAACCTCCTCCACACACGGTTTACCCTGCTGAAGAAGCCTTCGATGTTGTACAGAAGCTATGTCATTCCGAGATCCAGGGAAGGGCGATTCTCCGCTTTTATCCGACAGATTAA
- the LOC124305369 gene encoding uncharacterized protein LOC124305369 isoform X2: protein MNKLCRQVSIESPGLAGRDCVFSFDIPVPDVPANGARIRVVCAGACYRPRRSPSQTSLTSVSSTGSLLSQDISQEGDLPVNLPHYGVRDAALFPGYEVAGTVESLGSEIKENCGYAVGDRVILYPYDGVPNGYAEYMVVHDLKYLIKIPDSMELSVAAMLPTGALLAMNTVFAAHEHVQALLAERGDNSVCKILIVGTGGLALWAMRIAAYHFSNMKNRVTITIASLKDDGLMMAKEFKRVNVVQWNEDLYEKQLIERTMDACQGLVDVVIDFGTTSRSLHRSLQCLGKGGVVFVIREVADRLLPKFSRRAEERQQSIKPVDPGSLQQLEELVQLVASGQIEPPPHTVYPAEEAFDVVQKLCHSEIQGRAILRFYPTD, encoded by the exons ATGAATAAATTGTGCCGCCAAGTTTCGATTGAAAGTCCTGGACTAGCAGGGCGAGACTGCGTCTTCAGCTTTGACATCCCAGTTCCAGACGTTCCTGCGAATGGTGCTAGAATCAGGGTGGTTTGCGCAGGAGCGTGTTACCGGCCTCGCCGTTCTCCAAGCCAGACAAGCCTAACGTCTGTATCGAGCACTGGAAGCCTGCTATCGCAGGACATTTCACAGGAGGGTGACTTACCAGTGAATCTACCTCACTACGGGGTCAGAGACGCAGCCCTTTTCCCTGGGTACGAAGTCGCTGGAACCGTGGAGTCCCTGGGTAGCGAAATAAAGGAAAACTGCGGTTACGCAGTCGGAGATAGAGTCATTCTTTACCCGTACGACGGTGTTCCCAACGGCTATGCAGAATATATGGTTGTCCACGACTTGAAGTATCTCATCAAAATACCTGATAGCATGGAACTCAGCGTCGCTGCTATGCTGCCCACTGGTGCTCTCCTGGCAATGAACACTGTCTTTGCCGCTCACGAACATGTCCAAGCTCTTCTCGCAGAGAGGGGAGACAACAGCGTCTGCAAGATCCTCATTGTTGGTACTGGCGGACTCGCCCTTTGGGCAATGAGAATCGCAGCTTATCACTTCAGCAATATGAAGAACAGAGTTACCATCACTATCGCCTCACTCAAGGATGACGGACTTATGATGGCTAAGGAATTCAAACG TGTGAACGTTGTTCAATGGAATGAAGATTTGTATGAGAAGCAGTTGATAGAACGGACGATGGATGCGTGTCAGGGTCTTGTTGACGTTGTAATAGACTTCGGAACTACATCACGAAGCCTTCACCGCAGCCTGCAATGTCTTGGGAAGGGCGGTGTAGTCTTCGTCATTCGAGAAGTGGCTGATCGTCTTTTGCCAAAGTTCAGCAGACGTGCAGAGGAAAGGCAGCAAAGCATCAAGCCAGTTGACCCTGGTTCCTTGCAACAGCTCGAAGAACTTGTACAGTTGGTGGCTTCGGGACAAATTGAACCTCCTCCACACACGGTTTACCCTGCTGAAGAAGCCTTCGATGTTGTACAGAAGCTATGTCATTCCGAGATCCAGGGAAGGGCGATTCTCCGCTTTTATCCGACAGATTAA
- the LOC124305365 gene encoding dynamin-binding protein-like: MEPGTLTKVLQDFLTTVDGELSLLKGDYLLVLSVVDKIWCYGQSHNNIGKFPTNYLHKVDIPDIKDNENLYISIAAFRGEQPGDLSFSKGEIIFGANEVEPGWISGYTDSHSGIFPATHAWKLDTALIKKGVRKKIARRKAKVTANLEAQLDEELDLTKGTILTVTEILEDGWCRGETEDGRIGIFPQGFVEFLEGVSDESVDEQESVVAARLDPLLQKKFGNDSAMHYNEEPAPCYYELFPEFAPEDTNGDDNVKGKIDDYNVPVDNNLNPFGVDPYAITLYPFNAQFPNELSFTAGEVVRLIKHKDSEWAEGSIDNVKGIFPVSYVNIIVDCPHSVEPSPSKSVEDEEAEEEVEVVSKAGDSLVPGVVVKVEYKFEAQMDGDLSVNEGDFVTVVEMANSDWVSVKNEDGLVGLCPRGYLNANFDLQSEQGNSADESVVLRNEEATEELKFEDRFDSKRLSCPHRPAPPAPAPGRVPLQRQTTTVEGQEETVEDVEDSETESRVKAKQKKADHRQNVITELVITEKEYVRDLKMTYETFNLYNPSMLESRGIDVTTLFGNMLDVIKIAEDLLDKMLSAMKGCDEEYQTIGPCFSKMSDKLQMVYVKYCSNHEAALALLKKYENNSEIMAVFEKGIETLRHQIACFDMSSILIKPVQRILKYPLMLYELVKCTEDDHPDKPEIEEAWRAMTNVASYINEYKRRKDLVTKYFEGENTLMRKMAKLNMHSVAKKSTRLSAKLSASLGLTNIALDTDFDEYERQFKSVEKSTWQLARDVEQCIVYLGEESVSGQLISDLINQYYQGTSNNEVRKFNETRSVIWSNYLQELKSCLERRVSSPLNHLINLLQGPALLIEKRYDKLLDYDVAVSKNEKNRDNKIFQDELLRAKSNYEALNEQLLEELPTLINVSTKILVNCFGAFANSRKLLSGQVTKRYLALSETATQITAQDILESFLVSHNLLWNQITRFGFAGSNPRIEESQVAWNEQSERQRNLLRNKYPVDRLFVVKENVVSTSSLDMGAKRGTIVAVIKNQDPMGDSTRWFVDNGALKGFLPSQNLEVLHRTSSVNSTNGNRASISPDTMADFISLDSPEATRTESPDLICMDSPEKENKTSSMAERQSQFYQNLDDAVDDSQNDTTTGSTSVLQHYQNLNNVYYYALYNFDGGMKGTLVIKKGQALRLLRPCDEMKNDDWWLVQDRSGASGYVPKNYLGPPEAVI; the protein is encoded by the exons atggagCCGGGAACATTGACTAAGGTTCTGCAAGACTTTTTAACAACGGTTGACGGGGAACTGAGTTTGTTGAAAGGAGATTATCTATTG GTTCTTTCAGTCGTCGATAAGATTTGGTGCTACGGTCAGTCACATAACAACATTGGGAAATTTCCAACAAATTATTTGCACAAAGTTGACATACCGGATATAAAGGataacgaaaatttatacatatccATCGCTGCCTTCCGAGGAGAACAGCCTGGCgatctttcattttcaaaag gcgaaattatttttgggGCAAACGAAGTGGAACCAGGTTGGATATCTGGATACACTGATTCACACAGTGGAATTTTTCCTGCCACTCATGCTTGGAAATTGGATACAGCTCTGATTAAG AAgggtgtgagaaaaaaaatagcacGACGAAAGGCTAAAGTGACGGCAAATCTGGAAGCCCAGCTAGACGAAGAGTTGGATCTAACTAAAGGCACTATACTAACAGTGACGGAAATCTTGGAGGACGGATGGTGTCGCGGTGAAACCGAAGATGGTAGAATCGGTATTTTTCCCCAAGGCTTTGTCGAGTTCTTAGAAGGTGTGAGCGACGAGTCAGTCGATGAACAGGAATCGGTGGTAGCCGCAAGACTCGATCCTCTgctccaaaaaaaatttggcaacGACTCAGCTATGCACTACAACGAGGAACCTGCGCCTTGCTATTACGAGCTATTTCCAGAGTTTGCCCCTGAGGATACAAACGGCGATGACAACgtgaaaggaaaaattgaTGACTATAACGTTCCTGTCGACAACAATCTCAATCCTTTTGGCGTTGATCCGTATGCAATAACGCTATACCCATTCAACGCTCAGTTTCCGAACGAACTAAGCTTCACAGCTGGAGAAGTTGTGCGTTTGATAAAGCACAAAGATTCAGAATGGGCAGAGGGATCGATAGACAATGTGAAAGGCATCTTCCCTGTCTCCTATGTCAACATAATCGTGGACTGTCCGCATAGTGTGGAACCATCCCCGTCGAAATCTGTGGAAGATGAAGAAGCAGAagaggaggtggaggtggtTTCTAAAGCAGGAGATTCGCTGGTACCTGGAGTCGTCGTTAAAGTAGAATACAAATTCGAGGCCCAGATGGACGGTGATTTGAGTGTTAACGAAGGTGATTTTGTCACGGTTGTAGAAATGGCGAATAGTGACTGGGTCAGTGTTAAAAATGAGGATGGACTTGTTGGTCTTTGCCCAAGGGGCTATTTGAACGCCAATTTCGATCTTCAAAGTGAGCAAGGAAACTCTGCAGACGAGAGTGTTGTGCTGAGAAATGAGGAGGCGACAGAAGAACTGAAATTTGAAGATCGTTTCGACAGCAAGAGACTCTCCTGTCCGCATAGACCTGCACCACCAGCTCCAGCGCCGGGCCGAGTCCCGCTACAACGACAAACTACGACTGTCGAGGGTCAAGAGGAAACTGTCGAGGACGTGGAGGATTCGGAAACGGAGAGTAGAGTTAAAGCCAAACAGAAGAAAGCCGATCATCGACAGAACGTCATAACTGAGCTGGTGATAACGGAAAAGGAGTACGTTAGAGATTTGAAGATGACTTACGAAACTTTTAATCTGTATAATCCGAGCATGCTCGAATCCCGGGGTATAGATGTGACTACTTTGTTCGGAAACATGCTGGACGTGATTAAAATCGCCGAGGATCTATTGGACAAGATGCTGTCGGCAATGAAAGGCTGCGACGAGGAATACCAGACCATTGGACCCTgcttttcaaaaatgtctgaTAAACTGCAGATGGTCTACGTCAAATACTGCAGCAATCACGAGGCTGCGTTGGCtctattgaaaaaa TACGAGAATAACTCCGAAATTATGGCAGTGTTTGAAAAGGGTATCGAAACATTGCGCCATCAGATAGCTTGCTTTGACATGAGTTCTATTCTGATAAAACCTGTgcaaagaatattaaaatatccTTTGATGCTGTACGAACTTGTGAAG TGCACAGAAGATGACCACCCTGATAAACCAGAAATAGAAGAAGCTTGGCGAGCTATGACGAACGTTGCGAGCTACATAAACGAATATAAACGTCGCAAAGACTTGGTGACAAAGTATTTCGAGGGTGAGAACACGTTGATGCGAAAAATGGCTAAATTGAACATGCACTCCGTGGCAAAGAAGTCAACCAGACTCAGTGCAAAGCTTTCTGCTTCGTTGGGACTGACAAACATAGCACTTGATACTGACTTTGATGAGTACGAAAGACAGTTTAAATctgttgaaaaatcaacttGGCAATTGGCCAGGGATGTTGAGCAGTGCATTGTTTACTTAGGCGAAGAATCTGTCAGCGGTCAGTTAATATCGGATTTGATAAATCAGTATTACCAAGGAACTTCTAACAATGAGGTCAGGAAATTTAACGAAACTCGCTCTGTCATATGGTCAAATTATTTACAAGAGCTGAAATCTTGCCTGGAAAGAAGAGTCTCGAGTCCTCTCAACCACTTGATCAACTTACTCCAAGGCCCAGCGCTacttattgaaaaaagatacGACAAACTCCTTGATTATGATGTCGCAGTTTCCAAGAACGAAAAGAACAGAGATAACAAGATT TTTCAGGACGAACTACTTCGCGCAAAAAGCAACTACGAGGCACTCAACGAACAATTGCTAGAGGAACTCCCGACCTTGATCAATGTATCAACTAAAATACTGGTGAATTGTTTCGGCGCCTTTGCCAACTCCAGAAAACTCCTTAGTGGACAAGTTACCAAACGTTATTTAGCATTATCAGAG ACGGCAACTCAAATAACGGCTCAGGATATTCTCGAGTCGTTTTTAGTAAGTCATAATTTACTCTGGAACCAAATAACTCGGTTTGGTTTTGCCGGCTCGAATCCCCGGATAGAGGAGAGCCAGGTGGCATGGAACGAACAAAGCGAGAGGCAAAGAAATCTCTTACGAAACAAATACCCTGTGGACAGACTGTTCGTAGTCAAAGAAAATGTGGTAAGCACATCTTCCTTGGACATGGGAGCGAAACGAGGCACCATAGTGGCTGTAATTAAGAATCAGGATCCAATGGGAGATTCGACAAGATGGTTTGTCGACAACGGAGCACTCAAAGGTTTTCTACCAAGCCAAAACTTAGAGGTACTGCACCGCACGTCAAGCGTCAACAGTACGAATGGAAATAGGGCATCGATAAGTCCAGACACAATGGCGGATTTCATATCCTTGGACTCGCCAGAAGCCACCCGTACAGAGTCACCGGACCTCATCTGCATGGACTCGCcagaaaaggaaaataaaacgtCTTCGATGGCGGAAAGGCAGTCGCAATTTTATCAAAACCTGGATGATGCTGTTGACGATTCTCAAAACGATACCACGACTGGTAGTACCAGTGTCCTGCAACATTaccaaaatttgaataacgtt TATTATTACGCGCTCTACAATTTTGACGGAGGAATGAAGGGCACATTAGTTATAAAAAAAGGCCAGGCATTAAGACTCTTGAGGCCTTgtgatgaaatgaaaaacgatgaTTGGTGGTTGGTTCAAGATCGCTCTGGAGCTTCTGGCTATGTTCCTAAGAATTATCTAGGCCCTCCTGAAGCAGTGATATGA
- the LOC124305364 gene encoding plexin-A2-like: MLPRGTRALLALLVLSSSMRPSRSTSADIVHTFADPDVERLNHLVVDKNTGRVFVGGVNCLYQLSPDLDLVVKEVTGPKNDSNDCSMIDCPAGVVKKLTDNVNKALVIDYTTTRLISCGSLFQGMCTVRNLHNISDVAQEVREAVVANNATASTVAFIAPGPPNPPVSQVMYVGVTYTANSPYRSEVPAVSSRSLDKERMLVIAETAVTTGTRMFVNSLVRERFPINYVHGFSSEGFSYFLTTQPKSTATGSEFISKLVRVCHDDQNYYSYTEIPIVCTNELREYNLVQAAYAGKAGSDLAGHLGITAQDDVLFAVFSESNATTNRPSSRSALCVYSLKAIRRKFMSNIQHCFAGYGQRGLDFISPSYQCVSPKLQTIAEDFCGLDVNTPLGGQDPIIAIPVLAFEEHLTAVAATSTGDYTVVFVGTSDGHLKKVVVETATSAQKYGDLEVDPKSPVNSDLHFDSQLMHLYVMTQRKVSKVKVQECSVYKTCWDCLEAKDPYCGWCSLENKCNLRSDCQDAATDPLYWISYKSGRCTTIASVTPNQLQRTTARTLDLVIENLPTLPGQFLCAFSALDKTLITNATRKSYGVNCTTPRTDLLPSIPQAEHHFTARLSVRMTSGPDLVATNFTFFDCNTYSSCTQCVSSSFPCDWCVDGHRCTHDTAENCRNDILVTGVSRIGPSYRSGPGFCPTINATDSKEILVSSGITKNIRVKVHIIGQFIVQTRFICRFNIEGRVTSVNAKLLADTIYCDSTEFSYTSRAPNITVPFAVIWGGSKPLENPDNIHVVIYRCKDMADNCGMCLTLAQKYGCGWCQSSDKCEVKEQCNNRGSGIWLNRNETCPNPKIQSFEPQLGPWEGGTNVTIRGINLGKTFADIYSGVSIAGLPCEPYPEFYVRTKQILCRVDGPGTPQERNGPVIVKIEDFRSISDVNFEFVDPVIESISPKYGPRSGGTVIRITGRYMNAGSKILAFIDNLPCSIINAEANETLCLTSASNTTRSGVLRMHFDSGFRQYNGVFEYVDDPTIESADSGVAGLVKIPKGIPAGGVKISVIGTNLGYVQNPEMYVYYHDKMFVSQCIAFNHTNMICNSPAVEVSADTHLDAEHPPMLEYGFLMDNVMGVQNLSAQGHKSFVLFPNPMYEVFEEEVKYDKCDYLIINGQDLNRACQESDVTVQVGNSFCNVTSLSRRQLTCRLPPPQPPVFDNTSLQNKLELPEVTVIVGGGVKYRIGKLSRV; this comes from the exons ATGTTGCCACGAGGAACAAGGGCGTTGCTCGCCCTGCTGGTACTCTCGTCGTCGATGAGGCCGTCGAGGAGCACGTCCGCCGACATAGTGCACACGTTCGCCGACCCCGACGTCGAGCGTCTGAACCACCTGGTGGTGGACAAGAACACGGGGCGAGTATTCGTGGGTGGTGTGAACTGTCTGTACCAACTGTCGCCGGACCTGGACTTGGTGGTGAAGGAGGTCACGGGACCAAAGAACGACTCGAACGACTGTTCGATGATCGACTGTCCCGCCGGCGTGGTCAAGAAGCTGACCGACAACGTGAACAAGGCTCTGGTCATCGACTACACGACCACGAGACTGATATCGTGCGGCAGTCTGTTCCAGGGGATGTGCACGGTCCGGAATCTTCACAACATATCGGACGTTGCTCAGGAGGTGCGGGAGGCCGTCGTCGCCAACAACGCGACCGCGTCGACGGTGGCCTTCATCGCACCGGGTCCCCCGAACCCGCCGGTCTCCCAGGTCATGTACGTCGGCGTGACATACACGGCGAATTCGCCGTACAGGTCCGAAGTCCCAGCGGTTAGCTCGAGGTCGCTGGACAAGGAGCGGATGCTCGTGATCGCCGAGACGGCGGTGACGACCGGGACGAGAATGTTCGTCAACTCTTTGGTCAGGGAACGGTTCCCCATAAACTACGTGCACGGTTTCAGCAGCGAGGGTTTCAGCTACTTCCTCACCACCCAGCCGAAGAGCACCGCCACCGGAAGCGAGTTCATATCCAAGCTGGTGCGCGTCTGTCACGACGATCAGAACTACTACTCATACACCGAGATACCGATCGTCTGCACGAACGAGCTCAGGGAGTACAACCTCGTCCAAGCAGCCTACGCTGGCAAGGCTGGATCCGACCTTGCCGGGCATCTCGGCATCACCGCTCAGGACGATGTACTCTTCGCCGTTTTCTCCGAGAGCAACGCCACCACCAACAGACCGTCCTCCAGGTCCGCGCTCTGCGTCTACTCCCTAAAAGCCATCAGGAGAAAGTTCATGTCCAATATTCAACACTGCTTTGCCGGGTACGGGCAGCGGGGATTGGACTTCATATCGCCCAGTTATCAGTGCGTTTCTCCG AAGCTGCAGACTATCGCCGAAGATTTTTGCGGTCTCGATGTCAACACGCCTCTAGGAGGTCAGGATCCTATCATTGCTATACCGGTCCTCGCTTTCGAGGAGCATCTAACTGCCGTTGCTGCAACATCGACCGGTGATTACACCGTTGTCTTTGTCGGCACGAGCGATGGCCATCTCAAAAAA GTCGTCGTTGAGACTGCGACCTCGGCTCAGAAGTATGGTGACCTTGAGGTGGATCCGAAATCCCCGGTGAATTCGGACCTACATTTTGACTCTCAGCTTATGCATCTCTACGTAATGACACAACGCAAGGTGTCCAAGGTCAAAGTTCAGGAATGCTCGGTATACAAGACGTGTTGGGATTGCTTGGAGGCCAAGGATCCTTACTGTGGTTGGTGCTCGTTGGAGAACAAGTGCAATCTGAGAAGCGACTGTCAGGATGCAGCCACCGATCCCTTGTACTGGATTTCGTACAAGAGCGGTCGGTGCACTACCATAGCAAGCGTCACTCCGAATCAGCTGCAAAGAACGACTGCAAGGACCCTGGATCTTGTGATAGAGAACCTTCCGACTCTCCCGGGACAGTTTCTCTGCGCGTTCTCGGCCCTCGATAAAACCCTCATAACAAATGCTACTCGAAAATCGTACGGCGTTAATTGCACCACTCCAAGGACCGATCTGCTGCCGTCGATACCCCAAGCCGAGCACCACTTCACGGCCCGATTGTCCGTCCGAATGACCAGCGGACCCGACCTCGTTGCCACGAATTTCACCTTCTTCGACTGTAACACGTACAGCTCTTGTACCCAGTGCGTTTCGTCGAGCTTCCCCTGCGACTGGTGCGTCGATGGTCACAGATGCACTCACGATACTGCCGAGAATTGCCGCAATGACATATTGGTCACCGGAGTCAGC AGAATCGGCCCGAGTTATAGAAGTGGACCAGGTTTCTGTCCTACTATTAACGCCACGGATTCTAAAGAAATACTGGTCTCGTCTggaataacgaaaaatattcgtgTCAAAGTGCATATCATTGGG CAATTCATCGTACAAACGAGGTTCATCTGTCGGTTCAACATCGAAGGACGTGTAACCAGCGTTAACGCAAAGCTTCTAGCAGACACAATATATTGCGATTCGACAGAATTTTCATACACGTCAAGGGCGCCTAACATCACGGTACCCTTCGCAGTGATATGGGGGGGCTCAAAGCCTCTGGAAAATCCTGACAACATTCACGTTGTTATATACCGTTGTAAGGACATGGCTGACAACTGTGGCATGTGTCTGACTCTCGCCCAAAAGTACGGATGCGGGTGGTGTCAAAGCTCTGATAAGTGCGAGGTGAAAGAACAGTGCAATAATCGAGGTTCCGGCATTTGGCTAAACAGAAATGAAACCTGCCCAAACCCGAAGATTCAATCGTTCGAGCCGCAGCTTGGACCCTGGGAAGGAGGTACCAACGTAACTATACGAGGAATAAACTTGGGGAAAACATTCGCCGATATATACTCTGGGGTGTCGATTGCCGGACTTCCGTGCGAGCCTTACCCTGAATTTTACGTCAGGACGAAACAGATCTTATGCAGAGTTGACGGACCGGGTACTCCTCAGGAGCGAAATGGACCCGTGATAGTCAAGATAGAGGATTTTCGCAGCATCTCAGACGTCAACTTCGAATTCGTTGATCCTGTCATTGAGTCCATATCGCCTAAGTATGGCCCTCGCAGCGGCGGGACCGTAATCAGGATAACAGGACGTTACATGAACGCCGGCAGCAAGATACTCGCCTTCATAGACAATCTACCTTGCTCCATAATAAACGCCGAGGCCAACGAAACCCTCTGTTTGACCAGCGCCAGCAATACTACCCGCAGCGGTGTGCTGAGGATGCATTTTGACAGCGGATTTAGGCAGTACAACGGCGTTTTCGAATACGTCGACGATCCTACGATAGAATCCGCCGACAGCGGCGTTGCGGGACTAGTTAAAATACCCAAGGGAATTCCCGCCGGCGGTGTAAAGATATCGGTAATCGGGACGAACCTTGGATACGTACAAAATCCTGAGATGTACGTCTACTACCACGACAAAATGTTTGTCTCTCAGTGCATTGCATTTAACCATACAAACATGATATGCAATTCACCCGCCGTCGAAGTATCCGCAGACACTCATCTCGACGCTGAACATCCACCGATGCTGGAGTACGGATTCCTCATGGACAATGTCATGGGCGTACAGAATCTCTCCGCTCAAGG GCATAAAAGCTTTGTGCTTTTCCCAAATCCGATGTACGAAGTGTTCGAGGAGGAAGTGAAGTACGACAAATGCGACTACCTCATCATAAACGGTCAGGACTTGAACCGCGCGTGCCAGGAGTCTGACGTAACTGTTCAAGTCGGTAATTCGTTTTGCAACGTGACGTCTCTATCGAGACGACAGTTGACGTGTCGACTCCCCCCACCTCAGCCTCCAGTCTTTGATAACACGAGTCTTCAAAACAAGCTGGAACTTCCAGAGGTGACTGTAATCGTCGGAGGTGGAGTGAAGTATAGAATTGGGAAGCTGAGCAGAGTTTAA